One Oncorhynchus kisutch isolate 150728-3 linkage group LG11, Okis_V2, whole genome shotgun sequence genomic region harbors:
- the LOC109898832 gene encoding gamma-aminobutyric acid receptor subunit pi-like → MMAVLRSGGRVFIMLLISRMLENSLLSAEVKEGEILPPTIQKLMKGYNKYLRPFFDNGPVTVGMSLDVASIDTISEINMDYTATIFLRQRWTDERLVFEGNKSLSLDGRLVELLWVPDTFIVDSKKSFLHDITVENRLIRIFPNGTVLYALRITTTVACNMDLTKYPMDKQTCTLQLESWGYNTNDVMFYWTRGNESVSGLDTLRLAQYTVEDHYTSASEAIYETGHYPKLIFHFELKRSILYFILETYVPSSLLVVLSWVSFWISQSSVPARVCIGVTTVLTMTTLMMGARTSLPNANCFIKAIDVYLGICFSFIFGALIEYAVAHFCTLNHPDANIVMYGHQMGGFDEEMNGMVTTIAAENNRAKRRKEKAAAVSAPMAELELGPSSPTGSEPKPESPEEPPNRCLTVLVLLRKFLRKAANCCHVENPHLIDNYSRMTFPLSFVFINLLYWTYYLYL, encoded by the exons GATGTTAGAGAACTCACTGCTCAGTGCTGAAGTAAAGGAGGGAGAGATTCTGCCTCCCACCATTCAGAAGCTGATGAAAGGATACAACAAGTACCTCAGGCCTTTCTTTGACA ATGGGCCAGTGACTGTGGGCATGAGTTTGGACGTTGCCAGTATTGACACCATATCAGAGATCAACATG GACTACACGGCCACCATCTTCCTGCGTCAGCGCTGGACAGACGAGCGCCTGGTGTTTGAGGGGAACAAAAGCCTGAGTCTGGACGGCAGGCTTGTGGAGCTGCTCTGGGTACCAGACACCTTCATCGTAGACTCCAAGAAGTCGTTCCTCCATGACATCACTGTGGAGAACAGGCTGATCAGGATCTTCCCCAATGGAACAGTGCTCTACGCCCTGAG GATCACCACCACTGTGGCCTGCAACATGGATCTGACCAAATATCCCATGGACAAGCAAACCTGCACTCTGCAACTGGAGAGCT ggGGCTACAACACCAACGATGTGATGTTCTACTGGACCAGAGGGAATGAGTCGGTCAGTGGTTTAGACACGCTGCGTCTGGCCCAGTACACAGTAGAGGACCACTACACCTCTGCGTCTGAGGCCATCTATGAAACAG gccaCTACCCCAAGCTGATCTTCCACTTTGAGCTGAAGAGAAGCATCCTGTACTTCATCCTGGAGACGTATGTTCCCTCTAGCCTGCTAGTGGTCCTGTCCTGGGTGTCCTTCTGGATCAGCCAGTCTTCCGTCCCCGCAAGGGTCTGCATCG GAGTGACCACGGTTCTGACCATGACCACGTTGATGATGGGTGCCAGGACGTCCCTGCCCAACGCCAACTGTTTCATCAAGGCCATCGATGTGTACCTGGGCATCTGCTTCAGCTTCATCTTCGGAGCCCTGATCGAGTACGCGGTGGCCCACTTCTGCACCCTCAACCACCCCGACGCCAACATTGTCATG taCGGTCACCAGATGGGAGGCTTTGACGAGGAGATGAACGGCATGGTCACTACCATCGCCGCTGAAAACAATAGGGCCAAGAGGCGTAAGGAGAAAGCTGCTGCAGTCTCAGCGCCCATGGCAGAGCTGGAACTGGGCCCCTCCAGCCCCACTGGCAGCGAGCCCAAGCCCGAGTCTCCTGAGGAGCCCCCCAATCGCTGCCTCACTGTCCTGGTCCTCCTCCGCAAGTTCCTGCGCAAAGCTGCAAACTGTTGCCATGTGGAGAATCCCCACTTAATAGACAACTACTCCAGGAtgaccttccctctctcctttgtaTTCATCAACCTCCTCTACTGGACATACTACCTGTACTTGTAA